One region of Ferrovum sp. JA12 genomic DNA includes:
- the trpE gene encoding anthranilate synthase component I yields the protein MTKDEFIALSQSGYNLIPVVKTQLADLDTPLSVYAKLAQAPYTFLLESVHGGERFGRYSFIGLPAQKRIRVTQYQVVIETEGMATETLTVENPLDFIEHYQGQYKAAPIKSLPRFCGGLAGYFGHDIIRYIEPRLSQGWKEDDIGTPDILLLVTTELVVIDNLSGQLHLIVYANAAHPQGFEQAVKRLDELSLELKKPPVLPELLISESEELLNDTDQQWHESAIKRALDYITAGDIMQVVLSRRMHRSFTAKPLALYRALRRLNPSPYMFYYNMGDFYVVGASPEILVRLEQDKVTLRPIAGTRPRGQDELEDDDLARDLLNDPKEIAEHIMLMDLGRNDVGRIAQTGSVIVTEKMVIERYSHVMHIVSNVEGKLKPGLKAMDVLKATFPAGTLSGAPKIRALEIIDELEPLRRGVYGGAVGYLDYSGNMDLAIAIRTAVIKDEVLYVQAGGGIVADSEAANEWQETVNKSRAVHKAAQLAEQGLNSP from the coding sequence ATGACAAAAGATGAGTTTATTGCCTTAAGTCAATCAGGATATAACTTAATTCCTGTTGTGAAAACGCAATTGGCTGATTTGGATACCCCCCTTTCCGTCTACGCCAAATTGGCCCAAGCTCCTTATACTTTTTTGTTGGAGTCAGTGCATGGGGGGGAGCGCTTTGGTCGCTATTCTTTCATTGGTTTACCTGCTCAAAAACGTATTCGAGTGACCCAATACCAAGTGGTCATTGAAACTGAAGGGATGGCCACAGAGACCTTAACTGTTGAGAATCCCCTGGATTTTATTGAACATTACCAGGGACAATATAAAGCCGCTCCCATTAAATCGTTACCCCGTTTTTGTGGGGGCTTAGCCGGTTATTTCGGCCATGACATTATTCGCTACATTGAACCCCGGTTGAGTCAGGGTTGGAAAGAGGATGATATCGGAACACCTGATATTCTCTTGTTAGTGACCACTGAGTTAGTGGTGATTGATAATCTGTCAGGGCAGTTGCACTTAATTGTTTATGCTAACGCCGCGCATCCGCAGGGTTTTGAACAAGCGGTAAAACGCTTAGACGAGTTATCTCTTGAACTTAAAAAACCGCCAGTATTACCGGAGTTACTGATCAGCGAGTCAGAGGAATTACTTAACGACACCGATCAGCAATGGCATGAGAGCGCCATCAAACGAGCACTTGATTACATTACAGCAGGCGATATTATGCAGGTGGTGTTGAGCCGTCGTATGCATCGAAGCTTTACAGCCAAGCCCTTGGCCTTATATCGGGCCCTCAGAAGACTTAACCCGTCGCCCTATATGTTCTATTACAACATGGGTGACTTTTATGTGGTGGGAGCCTCGCCGGAAATTTTAGTGCGCCTAGAACAGGATAAAGTCACCTTAAGACCTATTGCTGGCACAAGGCCTCGTGGGCAAGACGAGCTTGAGGATGACGATTTGGCCAGGGATTTGTTAAATGATCCCAAAGAAATTGCCGAGCATATTATGTTAATGGACTTGGGTCGCAATGACGTGGGTCGGATTGCTCAGACGGGGTCGGTGATCGTTACAGAAAAAATGGTGATTGAGCGTTACTCCCACGTCATGCATATTGTCTCAAATGTGGAAGGGAAGCTCAAACCAGGTTTGAAGGCCATGGATGTCTTAAAAGCCACTTTTCCGGCAGGCACCTTAAGTGGCGCGCCGAAGATTCGTGCCCTTGAAATTATTGATGAATTGGAGCCACTGCGCCGAGGGGTATATGGTGGGGCGGTGGGGTATCTTGATTATTCGGGAAATATGGATTTAGCTATAGCCATTCGCACGGCAGTGATTAAGGACGAAGTGTTATATGTCCAAGCAGGCGGTGGAATTGTCGCAGATTCCGAAGCGGCCAACGAATGGCAAGAAACGGTTAATAAGTCCCGTGCCGTTCACAAAGCGGCTCAATTAGCAGAACAAGGACTTAACTCGCCATGA
- the rpe gene encoding ribulose-phosphate 3-epimerase encodes MSYKIAPSLLSADFAKLGQEVTEVIQAGADLIHFDVMDNHYVPNLTIGPLVCEAIRSYATVPIDVHLMVKPVDRIIPDFAKAGAGIISFHPEASEHIDRTIGLIHDQGCRAGLVFNPATPLSYLDHVMDKLDLILIMSVNPGFGGQSFIPEALNKLREVRSRINQSGHDILLEIDGGVKVDNIHAIKEAGADTFVAGSAIFNTPDYLATISAMRKELSR; translated from the coding sequence ATGTCTTATAAGATTGCACCGAGTTTGTTGTCTGCCGATTTTGCTAAACTGGGACAGGAGGTTACCGAGGTTATCCAAGCGGGAGCTGACTTAATTCACTTTGACGTGATGGATAATCACTATGTCCCAAACTTGACTATTGGCCCCTTGGTCTGTGAAGCGATTCGATCCTACGCCACGGTTCCGATTGATGTGCATTTAATGGTCAAACCGGTGGATCGTATTATTCCAGACTTTGCTAAAGCGGGGGCCGGAATTATCAGTTTTCATCCTGAGGCCAGTGAACATATTGACCGGACAATTGGTCTGATCCATGATCAAGGATGTCGGGCAGGGTTGGTGTTTAATCCCGCCACTCCCCTTAGTTACTTAGATCATGTTATGGATAAATTGGATTTAATCCTCATTATGTCAGTGAATCCGGGTTTTGGTGGCCAGTCTTTTATTCCTGAAGCCTTAAATAAATTACGTGAAGTGAGATCTCGAATCAATCAATCGGGACATGATATTTTGTTAGAAATAGACGGTGGCGTGAAGGTGGATAATATTCATGCCATCAAAGAGGCTGGAGCCGATACGTTTGTTGCGGGATCGGCAATATTTAATACGCCAGATTATCTTGCAACTATTTCTGCTATGCGCAAAGAGTTGAGTCGATGA
- the mltA gene encoding murein transglycosylase A — protein sequence MMKHFTLLLLLFVTGCASLPQDKEPSQGTSPPPVTCPSPSPPIAGYQPPHFVKTDFASLPDWHKGVHPEAWTALLRQCTTLQNKPHWNKICSAAKALGEGVSASAQLHFFENHFDVWQIKNADDTPNGLITGYYEPVLKGSLTRTHYYNYPIYAEPKDLLTIDLGAIVPELKGKRLRGRLQGQKVVPYLSRADIDLADPPLNAPVLAFVHDPVDLFFMQIQGSGQIILDHGAHLHLGYADQNGYPYRSIGRYLIDQKELTLSHASVNGIKKWLHKHPNQLHHLLNQNPSYVFFKILPDNLVDPIGALGVPLTPQASLAVDTRAIPLGSPIYLNTTYPDRTRPLTKLMFAQDMGGAIRGAVRADFYWGTGSNAGQEAGAMRQSGQMWVFYPKGSEPVLTH from the coding sequence ATGATGAAGCATTTCACTTTACTTTTATTACTGTTTGTAACAGGATGCGCGAGTCTCCCCCAAGATAAGGAGCCCTCTCAAGGTACGAGTCCGCCCCCGGTGACTTGCCCCTCGCCCAGCCCTCCTATTGCGGGATATCAACCTCCTCATTTTGTGAAAACAGACTTTGCGTCTCTTCCTGATTGGCATAAAGGGGTTCATCCTGAGGCCTGGACAGCTCTTCTCAGGCAGTGCACAACCTTACAAAATAAACCACATTGGAACAAGATTTGCTCCGCCGCTAAGGCTCTTGGTGAAGGGGTCTCGGCCTCAGCACAACTGCATTTTTTTGAAAACCACTTTGATGTATGGCAAATTAAGAATGCCGACGACACTCCTAACGGGCTGATTACTGGGTATTACGAGCCTGTGTTAAAGGGTAGCCTGACTCGTACACATTATTATAACTACCCCATCTACGCCGAACCCAAGGATCTGTTAACCATCGACTTAGGGGCCATCGTGCCTGAACTCAAGGGTAAACGGTTACGCGGCAGGCTTCAAGGCCAAAAGGTGGTTCCGTACCTATCGAGGGCCGATATCGACTTAGCGGATCCACCGCTCAATGCGCCAGTACTCGCCTTTGTTCACGACCCAGTGGATTTGTTTTTTATGCAAATTCAAGGTTCTGGGCAAATTATTCTGGATCATGGTGCTCATCTTCATTTAGGCTATGCTGACCAAAATGGTTACCCCTACCGCTCAATTGGTCGATATTTAATTGATCAAAAAGAATTAACGCTGAGTCATGCGTCAGTAAACGGCATAAAAAAATGGTTACATAAGCACCCTAACCAACTGCATCATCTCCTCAACCAAAACCCCAGTTATGTGTTTTTCAAAATTCTACCTGATAACTTGGTCGATCCCATTGGAGCTTTGGGTGTCCCACTCACGCCCCAGGCAAGTTTGGCGGTGGATACACGGGCCATTCCACTGGGTAGCCCTATTTACCTCAATACCACCTATCCCGACCGCACACGTCCACTCACTAAGCTGATGTTTGCTCAGGACATGGGAGGGGCCATTAGAGGAGCAGTGAGAGCGGATTTTTATTGGGGAACCGGTTCTAATGCCGGCCAAGAAGCAGGGGCTATGCGGCAATCGGGACAAATGTGGGTGTTTTACCCTAAGGGGAGCGAACCTGTTCTGACACATTAA
- the hemA gene encoding glutamyl-tRNA reductase: MADSTSFIHTFGLNHDSAPVAVREKIAFNDEQLIPALLRLTQDTHSDEAVILSTCNRTEIYVRNQSPTSITEWLQRHHHLGQFDISQYLYQLNGTAVAHHAFKVASGLDSMVLGEPQILGQVKQAVRVASEAGTLGPMLDKLFQITFSVAKEVRSQTAIGERSVSLAAAALKLTNSVLGNINEQKILFIGAGEMIELVATHFVAKHPQQVTIANRTLERARLLAERFNGQAVTLSELAREIPRHDVIISCTASHLPLIGKGMIENALKTRRHKPMVLVDLAVPRDIEPEVGKLADIFLYTVDDLGNIIQENKESRQAAVEEAERIILHRVQDFVHWMQAREVVPTIKKLREHADSYRRSELEKAKKALSRGEPAELVVEQLANSLMNKFLHHPTQALNQTQGEHQQHLVDAAHKLFIRNQDS, encoded by the coding sequence TTGGCTGATTCAACTTCTTTTATACATACTTTTGGGCTCAACCATGACAGCGCTCCGGTTGCTGTGCGCGAAAAAATTGCCTTTAATGATGAGCAATTAATCCCTGCTCTACTACGGCTCACCCAAGACACCCACAGTGACGAAGCGGTTATTTTATCCACTTGTAACCGCACCGAGATCTACGTACGCAATCAATCTCCCACCTCCATTACTGAGTGGCTACAGCGACATCATCATTTGGGACAATTTGACATCAGTCAATACCTCTACCAACTCAATGGAACAGCCGTTGCCCATCATGCCTTTAAAGTTGCCTCAGGGTTAGATTCAATGGTATTGGGGGAGCCACAGATTTTAGGTCAAGTAAAACAAGCGGTAAGGGTGGCCAGTGAAGCGGGAACACTGGGTCCCATGTTAGACAAACTCTTTCAAATTACCTTTTCTGTGGCCAAGGAAGTACGCAGTCAAACAGCGATCGGGGAGAGATCTGTCTCCCTTGCAGCAGCTGCCCTTAAACTGACCAACAGCGTGTTAGGCAATATCAATGAGCAAAAGATTTTGTTTATTGGCGCGGGAGAAATGATTGAACTGGTCGCCACACATTTTGTAGCCAAACATCCCCAACAAGTCACCATAGCCAACCGTACGCTGGAGCGCGCACGATTACTGGCTGAGCGATTTAACGGTCAAGCGGTTACCCTCTCTGAACTGGCCAGAGAAATTCCTCGTCATGATGTCATCATCTCTTGTACAGCAAGTCACCTGCCCTTAATTGGTAAAGGCATGATTGAAAATGCCTTGAAAACAAGAAGGCACAAGCCCATGGTGTTAGTGGATTTGGCGGTCCCCCGAGATATCGAACCTGAAGTGGGAAAGCTTGCTGATATATTCTTATATACCGTGGATGACTTGGGTAACATTATCCAAGAAAACAAAGAGTCAAGACAAGCGGCGGTCGAGGAAGCAGAAAGAATTATTTTGCATAGAGTGCAAGACTTTGTGCATTGGATGCAGGCAAGAGAAGTAGTTCCGACCATTAAAAAGCTACGTGAGCACGCCGACAGCTATCGTCGCAGTGAATTAGAAAAAGCCAAAAAGGCCTTATCTCGAGGTGAACCCGCGGAGTTAGTTGTTGAACAACTGGCCAATAGTTTAATGAATAAATTCCTGCATCATCCCACTCAAGCACTTAATCAAACTCAAGGTGAACATCAACAACATTTAGTTGATGCAGCCCATAAACTCTTTATCCGTAATCAGGATTCTTAA
- the prfA gene encoding peptide chain release factor 1: MKDSLKTRLIALDQRLNEIDLLLSNPHITDDMDQYRKLTKEHADITPVVLLFHQYQQAMQDIETAQMMLQDPELKGFAEDEMRSGKEQIEHIESHIQHELLPKDPNDDRNIFMEIRAGTGGDESALFAGSLFRMYSRYAERQGWPIEIISHSDGEVGGFKEVIFRIEGHGAYSRLKFESGGHRVQRVPETETQGRIHTSACTVAVMPEADEVGDVTLNPSELRIDTFRASGAGGQHINKTDSAVRITHLPTGIVVECQDGRSQHKNKAQAMAVLVARIKDKQYREQQAKEAATRKSLIGSGDRSERIRTYNFPQGRVTDHRINLTLYKIDAMMDGDINELTSALMAEHQAELLANLGEE, encoded by the coding sequence ATGAAAGATTCACTTAAAACAAGACTGATCGCTCTTGATCAACGTCTGAATGAAATTGATTTGTTGCTCTCAAACCCGCATATTACTGATGATATGGATCAATATCGTAAACTGACTAAAGAGCATGCCGACATTACACCGGTGGTTCTCTTGTTTCATCAATACCAACAAGCCATGCAAGACATTGAAACTGCGCAAATGATGTTGCAGGATCCTGAACTCAAAGGGTTTGCTGAAGACGAGATGAGGTCAGGAAAGGAACAGATAGAGCATATTGAGTCCCATATTCAACATGAACTCCTACCGAAGGATCCTAATGATGATCGAAATATTTTTATGGAGATCAGAGCTGGGACCGGCGGGGATGAATCCGCTCTGTTTGCTGGCTCTCTCTTTAGAATGTATTCACGTTACGCCGAACGACAAGGTTGGCCCATTGAAATCATCTCCCACAGCGATGGAGAGGTGGGCGGTTTTAAAGAAGTTATTTTTAGAATTGAAGGGCATGGCGCCTATTCACGCTTAAAATTTGAATCAGGTGGTCATCGTGTACAGCGGGTCCCTGAAACAGAAACTCAAGGTCGTATTCATACCTCAGCGTGTACCGTGGCGGTGATGCCAGAGGCCGATGAAGTGGGCGATGTCACCCTTAATCCATCGGAGCTGAGGATTGATACCTTTAGGGCCAGTGGCGCGGGAGGTCAACACATTAACAAAACCGACTCCGCGGTACGGATCACCCACCTTCCTACGGGGATTGTGGTGGAGTGCCAGGATGGCAGGAGTCAACATAAAAACAAGGCACAGGCTATGGCGGTTTTGGTTGCTCGTATTAAAGATAAACAATATAGAGAGCAACAGGCCAAAGAAGCTGCTACACGTAAATCATTAATTGGTAGCGGAGATCGCTCTGAACGCATTCGGACCTATAATTTTCCTCAAGGAAGAGTGACCGATCATCGCATTAATTTAACGTTATATAAAATTGATGCCATGATGGATGGCGATATTAATGAGTTAACTTCTGCTCTCATGGCCGAACATCAAGCAGAGTTATTAGCCAACCTAGGTGAGGAATGA
- the prmC gene encoding peptide chain release factor N(5)-glutamine methyltransferase, with amino-acid sequence MIVADALNVRDPLRLERRRLLEHITRRDYAYLLAHAEDPLSEHQEHLFLQCLSRLQTGEPLAYILGEQEFYGITFQVTPAVLIPRPDTELLVEEAHKVIRSLAHPSAIDLGTGSGAIAITLSLLCPTLRITATDISSSALAVAQHNAQRLVQDSASRISWLTSDWFDSVTDTFDVILSNPPYIAMGDPHLKGEGLPFEPEIALTSGPQGRQALACIIEQAPRFLKRPGYMFIEHGYNQEVFVQNAMEQAGFVKISTHLDLNRLPRLTQGMLG; translated from the coding sequence ATGATTGTTGCGGATGCCTTGAATGTCAGAGATCCCCTGCGTCTTGAAAGACGTCGACTCCTGGAACATATTACCCGTCGTGATTATGCTTATTTACTAGCTCATGCGGAGGACCCTCTATCAGAACATCAAGAACACTTATTTCTTCAATGTCTGTCTCGTTTACAAACCGGTGAACCCTTAGCCTATATTTTAGGGGAACAAGAATTCTACGGTATTACTTTCCAAGTGACTCCAGCAGTACTCATTCCACGCCCTGATACAGAGTTATTGGTTGAAGAAGCGCACAAAGTCATTCGGAGCTTGGCTCACCCGTCAGCCATCGATTTGGGCACGGGATCAGGGGCCATTGCCATCACCTTAAGTCTGTTATGCCCAACCCTGCGTATCACTGCCACGGATATTTCTTCATCAGCACTCGCCGTGGCGCAGCACAATGCCCAGCGTTTGGTTCAAGATTCTGCTTCACGTATTTCTTGGCTCACGAGTGATTGGTTTGATAGCGTGACAGACACCTTTGATGTGATCCTCTCCAATCCTCCTTATATTGCAATGGGAGACCCCCATCTCAAGGGAGAGGGTTTACCCTTTGAGCCAGAGATCGCACTCACTTCCGGGCCTCAGGGTAGGCAAGCTTTGGCATGCATCATTGAGCAAGCTCCGCGTTTTCTAAAAAGACCTGGGTATATGTTTATAGAGCACGGTTATAATCAGGAAGTCTTTGTTCAAAACGCCATGGAACAGGCAGGATTTGTTAAGATATCCACTCATCTGGATCTTAATCGACTGCCTCGATTAACTCAGGGGATGTTGGGCTAA
- a CDS encoding S1/P1 nuclease: MTSLTDMAHFLHKKYVKEYYPRPCVYYQGLIGLILSFFCSSASAWGDLGHEVVMAIAWQHLTPHSQQVVQQLIATDHNTLTASDPIAIATWADRYRNQRHHDSVDAYQQTHLWHFVDLNIDHPDLNAACYHHPAYSGLASQGPSHACVVDRIQAFSAELKAYHSSPQIPEQQEALLALKFLIHFVGDLHQPLHASDHHDSGGNKIRLLVNHKNMSLHHFWDTRIVLSLGSDPLLIAQSLNKTITVNTLRHWQQGDPVDWAWESFRTAKELIYQPLLKSGDRSYYSEPNHFRAAQHIARIQLEEAGIRLALLLNRDLL; this comes from the coding sequence ATGACATCTTTAACTGACATGGCACACTTTCTCCATAAAAAATACGTAAAAGAATATTATCCTAGGCCTTGCGTTTACTATCAAGGTTTAATTGGACTAATTTTGTCCTTTTTTTGTTCCTCAGCATCGGCGTGGGGTGATTTAGGCCACGAAGTGGTCATGGCCATTGCTTGGCAACACTTGACCCCGCATAGTCAACAAGTTGTACAACAACTGATCGCCACGGATCACAACACCTTAACAGCCAGCGATCCCATTGCTATAGCCACCTGGGCTGATCGCTATCGTAACCAAAGACATCATGACAGCGTCGATGCCTATCAACAGACCCATTTATGGCACTTTGTTGACCTCAACATAGATCACCCTGATTTGAACGCCGCCTGTTATCACCATCCCGCCTATTCAGGTCTAGCAAGCCAAGGGCCGAGTCATGCTTGCGTGGTGGATAGGATTCAAGCTTTTTCAGCGGAATTAAAAGCCTATCATTCCAGCCCACAGATCCCTGAGCAGCAAGAAGCTCTACTGGCATTAAAATTCCTCATTCATTTTGTCGGGGATCTACACCAACCCCTACACGCCAGTGATCACCATGACAGCGGGGGAAATAAAATCCGTCTCTTAGTCAATCATAAGAACATGTCATTACACCATTTTTGGGATACCCGCATTGTTCTCTCTCTGGGTTCTGATCCATTATTGATTGCTCAGTCTTTAAATAAAACCATCACCGTTAACACCCTTCGTCACTGGCAACAAGGTGATCCAGTGGATTGGGCCTGGGAGTCCTTTAGAACAGCTAAAGAGTTAATTTACCAACCTTTGCTCAAGAGTGGTGATCGCAGTTATTACTCTGAACCCAATCACTTTCGTGCCGCTCAACATATCGCTCGTATCCAATTAGAGGAAGCAGGTATTCGCTTAGCGTTATTACTTAACCGAGATTTACTTTAA
- a CDS encoding transcription termination/antitermination NusG family protein, whose amino-acid sequence MNKWYVVQTKPRLEERAEMELMNQGYSVYLPKIVVEKKKNNTIEKVCEPFFPRYLFIHLNYIHDDTYTIRSTRGVGKGLLLFGEKPATIPDEIINDIRRMTEESAQHPQPLYHQGDVLLIKEGPFKGLVGILDNISEAKTGEARALILVELLGKVQRLTFPIQQIVLA is encoded by the coding sequence ATGAACAAGTGGTACGTGGTACAAACTAAACCGCGGCTCGAAGAACGCGCCGAGATGGAATTAATGAATCAAGGCTACAGCGTCTACTTGCCTAAAATTGTGGTTGAAAAGAAAAAAAACAACACAATAGAAAAAGTGTGCGAACCCTTTTTTCCTCGCTATTTGTTTATTCACTTAAACTATATCCATGATGACACCTACACCATTCGTTCTACCCGTGGGGTAGGGAAGGGATTATTACTCTTTGGTGAGAAGCCCGCTACCATTCCTGATGAGATCATTAACGATATTCGTAGAATGACTGAGGAATCGGCGCAACATCCTCAGCCCTTATATCATCAGGGTGATGTGTTACTCATTAAAGAGGGGCCTTTTAAAGGGCTAGTGGGTATTTTGGATAACATTAGTGAGGCCAAGACGGGGGAGGCACGAGCATTGATTCTGGTGGAGTTATTAGGAAAAGTGCAGCGTCTCACTTTTCCTATCCAGCAGATTGTTCTCGCTTAA
- a CDS encoding mannose-1-phosphate guanylyltransferase/mannose-6-phosphate isomerase: MVANLIQPVVLCGGSGTRLWPLSRKAFPKQFVPLIDNKSLLQLTFERLKLINENVLTVSSEEHRFLVDDGATLAQVKATHLLEPVARNTAAALLFAALTTQEDDALLLCCPADHFIPDAQAFADMIEAAKSAALAGALVTFGVVPSAPSTAYGYIQASEESVAPHSLVHRVEGFIEKPDAKRAVELLSNPRCLWNAGIFLMRQDALITAFEQYAPAILSAVKTALLTAQTDHHFIRVDAQAYQHIPAQPIDIAIFEKADNVAVMPFKGVWSDVGSWSALAELTPADPFGNRLIDQAHVLESQNNFIYAKHRPVVALGVNDLIIVDTQDALLVTHRDQVEKVKQVVSHLQDADVPEALQHRRVPRPWGEFDSLDKGERFQVKRITVKPGGRLSLQMHHHRAEHWVVVKGEATVTRDEEVIILKENQSIYIPLGVKHRLENLTTEALELIEVQSGSYLGEDDIVRFEDGYGRK, encoded by the coding sequence ATGGTAGCTAACTTGATTCAACCTGTAGTGTTATGTGGTGGGAGTGGCACACGCTTGTGGCCGCTCTCAAGAAAAGCTTTCCCCAAACAGTTTGTTCCTCTCATTGATAATAAAAGTCTATTGCAACTCACCTTTGAGCGCTTAAAACTGATCAATGAAAATGTTCTGACGGTATCCTCTGAGGAGCATCGTTTTTTAGTGGATGATGGGGCAACCCTTGCTCAGGTTAAGGCCACACATTTACTGGAGCCCGTTGCTCGAAATACCGCCGCAGCGCTGCTCTTCGCGGCACTTACTACCCAAGAAGATGACGCTTTACTGTTATGTTGTCCGGCGGATCATTTTATTCCTGACGCTCAAGCTTTTGCGGACATGATTGAGGCGGCTAAAAGTGCTGCGCTAGCGGGCGCATTAGTGACTTTTGGCGTTGTGCCAAGCGCACCTAGCACGGCTTACGGCTACATTCAGGCCTCAGAGGAGAGCGTGGCGCCTCATTCACTAGTTCATCGGGTCGAGGGGTTTATTGAAAAGCCTGACGCGAAGCGCGCTGTAGAGTTATTAAGTAACCCTCGTTGTTTATGGAATGCTGGCATTTTCTTAATGCGCCAAGACGCTCTGATAACAGCTTTTGAGCAGTATGCTCCAGCTATTTTATCGGCAGTTAAAACAGCATTATTAACAGCACAAACAGATCACCATTTTATCCGCGTCGACGCACAAGCTTATCAACATATTCCTGCACAGCCCATTGATATTGCCATATTTGAAAAAGCAGATAACGTGGCAGTGATGCCTTTTAAGGGCGTATGGAGTGACGTGGGCAGCTGGAGTGCCTTAGCGGAATTAACGCCTGCTGATCCATTTGGCAACCGACTCATCGATCAAGCTCACGTACTCGAGAGTCAAAATAACTTTATTTATGCCAAACATCGACCTGTTGTGGCTCTTGGGGTAAATGATCTGATTATTGTGGATACTCAAGATGCGCTACTTGTGACACACCGTGACCAGGTGGAGAAAGTCAAGCAAGTGGTCAGTCATCTGCAGGACGCTGACGTGCCAGAGGCTTTGCAACATCGACGAGTACCAAGACCTTGGGGTGAATTCGACTCCTTGGACAAAGGGGAGCGTTTTCAAGTGAAACGTATCACCGTTAAGCCAGGCGGTCGGCTATCTTTACAAATGCATCATCATCGCGCAGAGCATTGGGTGGTAGTAAAGGGTGAGGCCACCGTCACCCGTGATGAGGAAGTCATTATCCTGAAAGAAAATCAGTCTATTTATATTCCTTTGGGAGTTAAGCATCGTCTCGAAAACTTAACCACAGAAGCCCTTGAGCTCATTGAAGTGCAGTCAGGCAGCTATCTTGGCGAGGACGATATTGTTCGTTTTGAAGATGGGTATGGGAGAAAATAA
- a CDS encoding fatty acid desaturase yields MSLSTRQPITHPMALVGASIAIAFAFLPSLCLLLGHPGWPLWIGLFALPILELLFQRYQGPIPYWSFWTLRCVLAVITIQGLLGALLASHYAWWLVMLAGAGSGYAAGSSGNALGHELGHSRNIWDKRLAKWFFTSVCFGHYTQEHGAGHHVLVGTPKDSLYTNVNDNLTSFSQRNMIKQLRLGIQIARSRDNLWSEVYGPIFFYGLINLVIGYFAGWKGVLFLTCQTIVMYMVDASITFIQHWSLYRKEINGRYERVGPTHTWDCDNWITTVVSFNNCRHVDHHINPGKDLNALENVAAAPKMPYGYAVMGTLANFPGLFRRVMEPLLPHS; encoded by the coding sequence ATGAGCCTTTCAACTAGACAACCCATTACTCACCCTATGGCCCTCGTAGGTGCCTCCATCGCCATAGCCTTTGCCTTTTTACCGAGCCTTTGTCTCCTGCTAGGTCATCCAGGCTGGCCACTATGGATTGGTTTATTTGCCTTGCCTATTCTAGAACTTCTGTTCCAACGATATCAAGGCCCTATCCCCTACTGGAGTTTTTGGACACTGCGTTGTGTGCTGGCGGTGATTACTATTCAAGGTCTTTTAGGGGCCTTACTAGCCTCGCATTATGCGTGGTGGTTAGTGATGTTGGCGGGAGCTGGGTCAGGCTATGCGGCAGGGAGCTCAGGCAATGCCCTTGGGCACGAGTTAGGACACAGCAGAAATATTTGGGATAAACGCTTAGCAAAATGGTTTTTTACTAGCGTCTGCTTTGGCCATTACACTCAAGAACATGGGGCAGGACACCATGTGTTAGTGGGCACACCTAAGGACAGTTTATACACTAACGTTAACGACAATCTCACCAGCTTCTCACAACGCAATATGATAAAACAATTGCGTCTTGGTATTCAAATAGCCCGATCACGTGACAATCTCTGGTCAGAGGTATATGGTCCCATTTTCTTTTACGGACTCATCAATCTAGTGATAGGTTATTTTGCAGGTTGGAAGGGGGTCCTATTTTTAACTTGCCAAACCATCGTTATGTATATGGTAGATGCCTCCATTACCTTCATACAACATTGGTCGCTGTATCGCAAAGAGATCAATGGTCGTTATGAGCGTGTGGGCCCGACTCATACCTGGGACTGCGATAACTGGATTACCACGGTAGTCTCCTTCAACAATTGCCGCCATGTGGACCACCACATTAATCCCGGTAAAGATCTGAATGCACTGGAAAACGTGGCTGCGGCGCCCAAAATGCCCTATGGCTACGCTGTCATGGGGACGCTTGCTAATTTCCCCGGACTATTCAGGCGAGTCATGGAACCTCTTTTACCCCACTCATAG